In one window of Arthrobacter pascens DNA:
- the polA gene encoding DNA polymerase I → MAFRAFFALPADKFSTANGQHTNAIHGFTSMLINLIKEQKPTHIAVAFDVSDDTTHRKAEYSDYKGGRNETPREMSGQIDLIDKVMGAWGIKTIKMPGYEADDILATLATMGEKAGYEVLLVTGDRDAFQLITDNVFVLYPRKGVSDIPRLDAAAIQEKYFVTPPQYSDLAALVGESSDNLPGVPGVGPKTAAKWINLYGGLEGVLEHLDAIGGKVGDALRENVEDVRRNRRLNRLHTDLELPVTLDDLAEPRPDEAALEQLFDELEFKTIRARLFALYSSEDLELAERETISTPAFATPADAAELAGFLATGAGQRSAVAIDLVPGRIGEDAAAIAIVRDDAAVYIDLAGQDADAENVLADWLRDDKSPKVMHGYKAALKALSSRGLGLEGVVDDTSISGYLIQPDRRTYELAELAQHHLNISLSTETAKAGQLELSFDGDDAAAADALVRVAAVVQALSRYFESELTERKAADLLSTLELPVSRVLADMELAGIAIDLPHLDEQLADLAKVIDNAQELAFAAIGHEVNLGSPKQLQTVLFEELQLPKTKKIKSGYTTDAASLKNLLEKTGHEFLVQLMAHRESAKLSQMLETLKKSVTEDGRIHTTYAQNVAATGRISSNNPNLQNIPIRSEEGRRVRGIFVVSDGYECLLSADYSQIEMRIMAHLSGDAGLIQAYKEGEDLHRFVGSNIFHVPTEEVTSAMRSKVKAMSYGLAYGLTSFGLSKQLEISVDEARTLMKDYFDRFGAVRDYLRGVVDQARIDGYTATIEGRRRYLPDLTSTDRQLRENAERIALNSPIQGSAADIIKRAMLGVHNELQVQGLKSRMLLQVHDELVLEVATGEREAVERLVTEQMGSAADLSVPLDVQIGVGTTWYEAGH, encoded by the coding sequence ATGGCGTTCCGCGCCTTTTTCGCACTGCCGGCGGACAAGTTCTCCACGGCGAACGGGCAGCACACCAACGCCATTCACGGCTTCACGTCCATGCTCATCAACCTGATCAAGGAACAGAAGCCCACCCACATCGCCGTCGCCTTCGACGTCTCCGACGACACCACCCACCGCAAGGCCGAATACAGCGACTACAAGGGCGGCCGAAACGAAACCCCGCGGGAAATGAGCGGCCAGATCGACCTCATTGACAAGGTCATGGGCGCATGGGGAATCAAGACCATCAAGATGCCCGGATACGAGGCGGATGACATCCTGGCAACCCTCGCCACGATGGGGGAAAAAGCCGGTTATGAAGTACTCCTGGTCACAGGCGACCGCGACGCGTTCCAGCTCATCACGGACAACGTTTTTGTGCTCTACCCCCGGAAGGGCGTCAGCGATATCCCACGGCTGGACGCTGCGGCCATCCAGGAAAAGTACTTCGTCACGCCACCGCAGTACTCAGACCTCGCCGCACTGGTGGGGGAGTCCTCGGACAACCTGCCGGGCGTTCCCGGCGTCGGACCTAAAACCGCAGCCAAGTGGATCAACCTCTACGGCGGACTCGAAGGCGTGCTGGAGCACCTGGATGCCATCGGCGGCAAGGTAGGAGACGCGCTCCGCGAAAACGTCGAGGACGTCAGGCGCAACCGGCGGCTGAACAGGCTCCACACCGATCTGGAACTGCCGGTAACGTTGGACGACCTCGCCGAGCCGCGGCCTGACGAGGCCGCCCTGGAGCAGCTCTTCGACGAGCTGGAATTCAAAACCATCCGCGCCCGGCTCTTCGCCCTCTACAGCAGCGAAGATCTCGAACTGGCGGAACGCGAGACCATCAGCACGCCCGCCTTCGCCACGCCGGCCGACGCAGCTGAACTGGCTGGGTTCCTCGCGACCGGAGCCGGGCAGCGGTCGGCCGTCGCCATTGACCTCGTGCCCGGCCGGATCGGCGAAGACGCCGCCGCAATAGCCATCGTCCGGGACGACGCCGCCGTCTATATCGACCTTGCCGGCCAGGACGCGGACGCTGAAAACGTCCTGGCGGACTGGCTGCGGGACGACAAATCGCCGAAGGTCATGCACGGCTACAAGGCTGCGCTGAAGGCCCTGTCCAGCCGTGGCCTGGGACTGGAAGGGGTGGTGGATGACACCTCAATCTCCGGGTACCTCATCCAGCCGGACCGCCGCACCTATGAACTCGCGGAGCTGGCCCAGCACCACCTCAACATCAGCCTGTCCACGGAAACTGCCAAGGCAGGCCAGCTTGAGCTGTCGTTCGACGGCGACGATGCAGCCGCTGCGGACGCGCTGGTCCGGGTAGCGGCGGTGGTCCAGGCCCTCAGCCGCTATTTCGAATCCGAACTCACCGAACGCAAAGCGGCTGACCTGCTGAGCACCCTTGAACTGCCCGTCAGCCGGGTGCTCGCCGACATGGAACTGGCAGGTATTGCCATTGACCTGCCGCACCTGGATGAGCAGCTGGCGGACCTGGCGAAAGTCATCGACAACGCGCAGGAACTCGCCTTCGCGGCGATCGGCCATGAGGTCAACCTTGGTTCGCCCAAGCAGCTTCAGACCGTCCTCTTCGAGGAGCTGCAGCTGCCGAAAACGAAGAAAATCAAGTCCGGCTACACCACCGACGCCGCATCCCTGAAGAACCTGCTGGAGAAGACAGGCCACGAATTCCTGGTCCAGCTGATGGCGCACCGCGAGTCCGCGAAACTCAGCCAGATGCTCGAGACCCTCAAGAAATCGGTCACCGAAGACGGCCGGATCCACACCACCTATGCCCAGAACGTTGCCGCCACCGGCCGCATCTCCTCCAACAACCCCAACCTGCAGAACATCCCCATCCGCAGCGAGGAAGGCCGGCGCGTTCGCGGCATCTTTGTGGTCAGTGACGGTTACGAGTGCCTGCTGTCCGCCGACTACTCGCAGATCGAAATGCGGATCATGGCCCACCTTTCCGGAGACGCCGGCCTGATCCAGGCGTACAAGGAAGGGGAGGACCTTCACCGGTTCGTGGGTTCCAATATTTTCCATGTACCCACCGAGGAAGTCACCAGCGCCATGAGGTCCAAGGTCAAGGCGATGTCGTACGGCCTCGCTTACGGCCTGACGTCCTTCGGGCTGTCCAAGCAGTTGGAGATTTCGGTGGACGAGGCCCGGACCCTTATGAAGGACTACTTCGACAGGTTCGGCGCGGTCCGCGATTACCTCCGCGGCGTAGTGGACCAGGCACGCATCGACGGCTACACAGCCACTATCGAGGGCCGCCGCCGCTACCTTCCGGACCTCACCAGCACCGACCGCCAGCTTCGCGAAAACGCGGAGCGGATAGCCCTGAACTCACCCATCCAGGGTTCCGCCGCGGACATCATCAAGCGGGCAATGCTTGGCGTGCACAACGAACTGCAGGTGCAGGGCCTCAAATCACGGATGCTGCTGCAGGTCCATGACGAGCTGGTGCTTGAGGTGGCCACCGGAGAGCGGGAGGCCGTGGAAAGGCTCGTGACCGAACAGATGGGCTCGGCTGCGGACCTCAGCGTGCCCCTGGACGTGCAGATCGGCGTCGGCACCACGTGGTACGAGGCCGGCCACTAG
- a CDS encoding hotdog fold thioesterase, whose protein sequence is MMDNFTPGPFTDELRSAGIPDHLHDWLGEFGIGALVVKMGIRFLEMNPERTVATMPVEGNTQVAGILHGGAHVVLAETLGSFAAGMHAGAGRHALGIEVSATHHRAVAGGTVTGTCTAIHLGRTLATHEIVMTDEKGRRLSTARITNLLRDNEATNEG, encoded by the coding sequence ATGATGGACAATTTCACGCCGGGCCCCTTCACGGACGAGCTGCGTAGCGCCGGCATACCGGACCACCTCCACGATTGGCTGGGCGAGTTCGGAATCGGAGCGCTGGTGGTGAAAATGGGGATCCGTTTCCTCGAGATGAATCCGGAGCGGACGGTGGCCACCATGCCGGTGGAGGGCAATACGCAGGTGGCAGGCATCCTGCATGGCGGCGCCCATGTGGTCCTGGCTGAAACGCTGGGATCCTTTGCCGCGGGGATGCATGCGGGGGCCGGCCGCCATGCGCTGGGCATCGAGGTCAGCGCCACCCATCACCGTGCCGTTGCCGGCGGAACCGTGACAGGGACGTGCACCGCCATACATCTGGGACGGACCCTCGCAACGCATGAGATCGTGATGACGGATGAAAAAGGGCGCCGGCTGTCCACCGCGCGGATCACGAACCTCCTGCGCGACAACGAGGCTACTAACGAAGGCTGA
- a CDS encoding dihydrofolate reductase family protein, which yields MSRIQYFVASSLDGFIATPDDDLAWLLQFDGFEGGKESYESFMDGVGCIVMGGETFAWLMKHEPGNWPYPSTRCYVFTRHEHAAPPGSDITFVRGDVGEFVQDFKDAAAGRNVWVVGGGNLAAQFADAGLLDELIVSVIPVVLGNGKPLLPLEGPTPPLELTASRTLGRGIVELRYAISPTGGAADA from the coding sequence ATGTCCCGTATCCAGTACTTTGTGGCGTCATCCCTCGACGGTTTCATTGCCACCCCGGACGATGACCTGGCCTGGCTTCTGCAGTTTGACGGCTTCGAGGGCGGCAAGGAAAGCTACGAGTCGTTCATGGACGGCGTGGGCTGCATCGTGATGGGCGGGGAAACGTTCGCCTGGCTGATGAAGCACGAACCAGGAAACTGGCCCTACCCCTCCACCCGCTGTTATGTCTTCACCCGCCATGAGCACGCCGCCCCGCCCGGCTCGGACATCACCTTCGTCCGCGGCGACGTCGGCGAGTTTGTCCAGGATTTCAAGGACGCCGCAGCCGGCAGGAACGTCTGGGTGGTGGGCGGTGGCAACCTCGCCGCACAGTTCGCCGACGCCGGCCTGCTGGACGAGCTGATCGTCTCGGTGATCCCCGTGGTCCTGGGGAACGGAAAGCCGCTGCTGCCGCTGGAAGGCCCGACGCCGCCGCTTGAGCTCACTGCCTCCCGCACCCTGGGACGCGGGATCGTGGAACTTCGGTATGCGATTAGTCCGACGGGCGGGGCCGCAGACGCCTGA
- a CDS encoding inorganic phosphate transporter: MDITLMVALVIALALFFDFTNGFHDTANAMATPIATGAIKPKTAVTLAAILNLVGAFLSTEVAKTVSGGIIREGSGGVQITPDIIFAGLMGAILWNMITWLKGLPSSSSHALFGGLIGAAIAGIGFNSVNLEVLLQKVILPAVFAPVIAGAVAYLCTRLAYALTARHDPETGSKLTQKRGGFRTGQIFTSSLVALAHGTNDAQKTMGIITLVLIAAGSQPTGTGPQLWVIAACALAIAVGTYAGGWRIIRTMGSGLTEVKPAQGFAAETSTASAILASSHLGFALSTTQVASGSVIGSGMGRKGTTVRWNMVGKIALGWLFTLPAAGIVGALTALLVKTGLAGVVIAAVVGTAAVLFMFLYSRKSRVGHQNAVEVEEAGQAVRFAKKKALARARANANKPKDTQR; encoded by the coding sequence GTGGATATCACCTTAATGGTGGCGCTGGTCATCGCACTGGCACTATTTTTCGACTTCACGAACGGCTTCCATGACACCGCCAACGCAATGGCTACGCCCATCGCCACCGGCGCCATCAAACCGAAGACTGCTGTGACCCTTGCCGCCATCCTGAACCTGGTGGGCGCCTTCCTGTCGACGGAGGTGGCCAAGACAGTCTCAGGCGGTATCATCAGGGAAGGTTCGGGCGGTGTACAGATCACTCCTGACATCATTTTCGCCGGCCTCATGGGCGCCATTCTCTGGAACATGATCACCTGGCTGAAGGGGCTCCCGTCGAGTTCATCCCACGCCCTGTTCGGCGGGCTGATCGGCGCAGCCATCGCAGGCATTGGCTTCAACTCGGTGAATCTTGAGGTCCTGCTTCAGAAAGTCATCCTGCCGGCCGTTTTTGCGCCCGTCATCGCCGGTGCTGTTGCCTATCTCTGTACCCGCCTCGCCTACGCCCTGACCGCGCGGCACGACCCGGAAACCGGCAGCAAGCTGACCCAGAAGCGCGGCGGATTCCGTACCGGGCAGATCTTCACGTCCAGCCTGGTGGCACTGGCCCACGGCACTAACGACGCACAGAAGACCATGGGCATCATTACCCTTGTGCTGATCGCTGCGGGCAGCCAGCCCACCGGCACCGGTCCGCAGCTGTGGGTTATTGCCGCCTGTGCTTTGGCAATCGCGGTCGGAACCTATGCCGGCGGCTGGCGCATCATCCGCACCATGGGATCAGGACTCACGGAGGTCAAGCCCGCCCAGGGCTTCGCAGCCGAGACGAGCACAGCCTCCGCCATCCTTGCATCCTCGCACCTGGGCTTCGCGCTTTCCACCACCCAGGTGGCTTCCGGCTCGGTCATCGGGTCCGGAATGGGCCGGAAAGGCACCACCGTGCGCTGGAACATGGTGGGCAAGATCGCCCTCGGTTGGCTCTTCACCCTCCCTGCTGCCGGCATCGTCGGTGCGCTCACCGCGCTGCTGGTCAAGACCGGCCTGGCGGGCGTGGTGATCGCCGCCGTCGTCGGAACCGCTGCCGTGTTGTTCATGTTCTTGTATTCCCGCAAGTCCAGGGTGGGCCACCAGAACGCCGTCGAGGTCGAGGAAGCCGGGCAGGCCGTCCGCTTCGCCAAGAAGAAAGCACTCGCCCGGGCCCGGGCCAACGCGAACAAGCCGAAGGATACTCAGCGATGA
- a CDS encoding HAD domain-containing protein, protein MARVSLYLDVDGVICPFGPAGVSGWGSEWQFANAGLLPVAYAQELVDGLNGLAGVAGLRCVWVTSWEDLAPEYLCPAIGLDAGHWPYLTADGGTGGEGWWKLRAIQDDVAGSGPDALVWIDDQLRFEQEAQAWARILGRRILLVSPDPRQGISPGEFAAVRSFLERPVF, encoded by the coding sequence GTGGCTCGGGTTTCCCTCTACCTGGACGTGGACGGCGTCATCTGTCCGTTCGGTCCGGCAGGGGTCAGCGGGTGGGGCTCGGAATGGCAGTTCGCCAACGCCGGTCTCCTGCCCGTGGCCTACGCGCAGGAGCTGGTCGACGGGCTGAACGGCCTTGCCGGAGTGGCGGGGCTGCGGTGTGTGTGGGTTACCAGCTGGGAGGACCTGGCGCCGGAGTATCTGTGCCCGGCAATCGGGCTCGACGCCGGACACTGGCCGTACCTGACGGCCGACGGCGGAACTGGGGGAGAAGGCTGGTGGAAACTTCGTGCCATCCAGGACGATGTGGCCGGCTCAGGTCCGGACGCCCTGGTATGGATCGACGACCAGCTCCGGTTTGAACAGGAGGCCCAGGCGTGGGCCAGGATCCTGGGCCGGCGGATTCTGCTGGTGTCACCCGATCCGCGGCAGGGAATCTCGCCGGGGGAGTTCGCCGCGGTCCGGTCGTTCCTGGAAAGGCCGGTGTTTTGA
- a CDS encoding FAD-dependent oxidoreductase — translation MSDRKQSTDVLVIGGGMAGLAGALALRENGAQVTLVERAPEFGEVGAGLQMAPNASRVLKRWGLLGKALEIGVRPKHLVFRDAVTGEELTRQTLGSDFEARYGAPYVVIHRSDLHRILLEACQAAGVRLVNDVMVESVETIGGRGIAHTAAGEDYEADVVIGADGLKSTLRSGVAQDSPVPSSYVAYRGTVPVTADTPPADLEDVIVYLGPDCHLVQYPLRKGELLNTVAVFKSASFERGEEQYGGVDELEAAYADCVPAVREALKNLATGIRWPMYDRDPIENWVAGRLVLMGDAAHPMLQYLAQGACQALEDAAVLQDVSLGTVFTDEGVHAAAWDQAIRDFNTMRAARTSRVQRTARIWGESWHVSGLSRTLRNLLFKSRKDGDFQYNDWLYGRDQPGAPADKDNARTVVLSA, via the coding sequence ATGTCTGACCGGAAACAGTCCACGGATGTCCTTGTTATCGGCGGGGGGATGGCCGGCCTGGCCGGCGCCCTTGCACTGCGGGAGAACGGCGCGCAGGTGACGCTGGTTGAGCGCGCCCCGGAATTCGGCGAGGTGGGTGCCGGTTTGCAGATGGCTCCGAACGCCTCGCGGGTCCTCAAGCGCTGGGGCCTGCTCGGGAAGGCACTGGAGATCGGCGTCCGGCCCAAGCACCTCGTGTTCCGCGATGCGGTGACCGGGGAGGAGCTCACCCGCCAGACGCTCGGCAGCGACTTCGAGGCACGCTACGGGGCTCCCTATGTGGTCATTCACCGCAGTGACCTGCACCGGATACTGCTCGAAGCCTGCCAGGCCGCCGGTGTCCGCCTCGTCAACGACGTCATGGTGGAAAGCGTCGAAACCATCGGCGGCAGGGGGATCGCGCACACTGCAGCCGGTGAGGACTACGAAGCCGACGTCGTGATCGGCGCCGACGGACTCAAGTCCACCCTCCGGTCCGGTGTTGCGCAGGACAGCCCGGTCCCGTCGTCGTACGTTGCCTACCGCGGAACCGTCCCCGTCACTGCGGACACTCCACCGGCAGATCTGGAGGACGTCATCGTCTACCTCGGCCCGGACTGCCACCTGGTGCAGTATCCCCTGCGCAAGGGTGAGCTGCTGAACACCGTGGCCGTCTTCAAATCCGCGTCTTTCGAACGGGGCGAGGAACAGTACGGGGGCGTGGACGAACTCGAGGCGGCCTACGCTGACTGCGTCCCCGCCGTACGGGAGGCGCTCAAGAACCTGGCCACGGGGATCCGCTGGCCCATGTACGACCGCGACCCGATCGAAAACTGGGTGGCAGGCCGGCTGGTCCTGATGGGCGACGCCGCCCACCCCATGCTGCAGTACCTGGCGCAGGGCGCCTGCCAGGCGCTCGAAGATGCCGCGGTGCTCCAGGATGTCTCCTTGGGAACCGTCTTTACGGATGAGGGTGTGCACGCCGCCGCATGGGACCAGGCCATCAGGGACTTCAACACGATGCGCGCCGCCCGCACCTCCAGGGTCCAGCGGACAGCCCGGATCTGGGGCGAGTCCTGGCACGTCTCCGGGCTGTCACGGACTCTGCGGAACCTGCTCTTCAAGAGCCGGAAGGACGGGGACTTCCAGTACAACGACTGGCTGTACGGCCGGGACCAGCCGGGGGCTCCGGCGGACAAGGACAACGCGCGGACCGTGGTCCTGTCCGCCTGA
- a CDS encoding MFS transporter encodes MNPLLSAAAPERPIHASTRPGGPASRFSRQSAMAVLVCWLLVVFDGYDLIVYGTVQSSLVNDTGWGLTKATAGTVGSMAFVGMMLGAIFAGRMSDTWGRRRTILGCAIVFSVFTILCSFAPNAIVFGSLRLLAGIGLGGLVPSANALVAELVPAKWRSTVATLMMSGVPIGGSIAALAAIPLIPAFGWPVMFLVAVVALLVVIPLGLRFLPETLAPARQGKEPGPVLERERAGFGSLLRAPFLGMSLLYAIATLVTLFAWYGLGTWLPNLMQLAGYNLGSALTFALALNLGAVAGSVITAWAGTRFGPIPTAIAAAAVAAGALVVLVTGPPVAVVYLMLVLAGVGTHGTQCLIIAAVASHYPAYLRGTALGWALGVGRIGAVAAPQVGGLLLAAGLGVNSNFLAFAGAAGIAAVLLGAIGMKIKSTTRISLGASNV; translated from the coding sequence ATGAATCCCTTACTTTCCGCTGCAGCGCCGGAGCGGCCAATCCACGCATCAACACGTCCGGGCGGGCCGGCGTCCCGGTTCTCCAGGCAGTCCGCCATGGCGGTTCTGGTCTGCTGGCTGCTGGTCGTCTTCGACGGCTATGACCTCATTGTCTATGGCACCGTGCAGTCCTCTCTGGTCAACGACACAGGCTGGGGGCTGACGAAGGCTACCGCGGGCACCGTCGGTTCCATGGCATTCGTGGGAATGATGCTGGGAGCCATCTTCGCCGGCAGGATGTCCGATACCTGGGGACGCCGACGGACCATCCTCGGCTGCGCTATCGTGTTCTCGGTCTTCACCATCCTTTGCTCCTTCGCCCCGAACGCCATAGTGTTCGGCAGCCTCCGGCTCCTCGCCGGGATCGGCCTGGGCGGATTGGTCCCTTCTGCCAACGCCCTCGTGGCGGAGCTTGTCCCTGCTAAGTGGCGGTCCACCGTTGCCACCCTCATGATGTCCGGCGTGCCCATTGGTGGATCCATTGCCGCCCTGGCCGCTATTCCACTCATTCCGGCGTTCGGCTGGCCCGTCATGTTCCTCGTGGCTGTGGTTGCCCTGCTGGTGGTGATACCGCTGGGCCTTCGCTTCCTGCCCGAGACACTGGCCCCGGCCAGGCAAGGGAAAGAACCCGGGCCGGTCCTGGAAAGGGAACGTGCGGGTTTCGGCTCGCTGCTCCGGGCACCCTTCCTCGGCATGAGCCTGCTGTACGCCATCGCCACCCTGGTGACGCTCTTCGCGTGGTACGGGCTGGGCACCTGGCTGCCGAACCTGATGCAGCTGGCCGGCTACAACCTCGGCTCAGCCCTGACCTTCGCCCTGGCCCTCAACCTTGGTGCGGTGGCAGGCTCGGTCATCACGGCCTGGGCAGGGACCCGCTTCGGGCCCATACCGACGGCGATTGCGGCAGCCGCCGTAGCCGCCGGCGCCCTGGTGGTGCTGGTCACTGGCCCTCCGGTCGCCGTCGTCTACCTCATGCTCGTTCTGGCCGGGGTGGGAACGCATGGCACCCAGTGCCTCATCATTGCCGCCGTAGCCAGTCATTACCCCGCCTATCTCCGCGGAACGGCCCTCGGCTGGGCCCTCGGCGTGGGCCGCATCGGCGCCGTGGCTGCCCCGCAGGTGGGAGGCCTGCTGCTCGCGGCCGGCCTGGGCGTCAATTCGAACTTCCTGGCATTCGCCGGTGCAGCGGGCATCGCCGCTGTTCTGCTCGGAGCCATCGGCATGAAGATCAAATCCACTACCCGAATCTCACTAGGAGCCAGCAATGTCTGA
- a CDS encoding IclR family transcriptional regulator: MQNLPINRKPTYSIEAVDNALLLLQLLRDGGSLRLKDAARELGVAPSTAHRLLAMLVYRGFAVQDESRRYVPGPAMGAGPAGVPWSRLLRDLARPHMELLCSRVNETVNLMIRVGTKVRFLDTVESTNVLRVGDRQGTVLPANKASGGKAMLAELEPAMIEQLFRSHNAEIGGDSIPDAEYAALLRELETIRGNGFAANFEGTEEGISALGVALHNRKGEVVGALSVATPVARFRRLFESGLVGVLLEARRQLEIDIAANPATPD; the protein is encoded by the coding sequence ATGCAGAATCTTCCGATCAACAGGAAGCCCACATACTCCATTGAGGCAGTGGACAACGCCTTGCTGCTGCTCCAGTTGCTGCGCGACGGCGGGAGCCTGCGGCTTAAGGACGCGGCCCGGGAACTTGGCGTGGCCCCCTCCACCGCGCACAGGCTCCTGGCCATGCTGGTGTACAGGGGCTTTGCTGTCCAGGACGAATCCCGGCGGTACGTGCCCGGGCCGGCGATGGGTGCGGGACCCGCCGGCGTCCCTTGGAGCCGGCTGCTGCGGGACCTGGCGCGGCCGCATATGGAACTGTTGTGCTCCCGGGTCAACGAAACCGTCAACCTGATGATCCGGGTGGGGACCAAGGTACGGTTCCTGGATACCGTGGAAAGCACCAACGTGCTCCGGGTGGGCGACCGCCAGGGAACGGTGCTGCCGGCCAACAAGGCGTCCGGAGGCAAGGCGATGCTCGCAGAACTTGAGCCTGCCATGATCGAGCAGCTGTTCCGCAGCCATAACGCGGAGATTGGCGGGGACAGCATTCCCGACGCCGAGTATGCCGCCTTACTGCGCGAACTTGAGACGATCCGCGGCAACGGCTTCGCCGCCAACTTCGAAGGAACCGAGGAGGGAATCAGCGCGCTTGGCGTGGCGCTGCACAACCGGAAGGGCGAGGTTGTGGGAGCGCTCAGTGTCGCCACGCCTGTCGCCAGATTTCGGCGCCTGTTCGAGTCCGGGCTGGTGGGAGTTCTGCTGGAGGCGCGGCGCCAGCTGGAGATAGACATAGCGGCCAACCCCGCCACCCCGGACTGA
- a CDS encoding cupin domain-containing protein, which translates to MSISAGNITHASVAAQHAPEPTAEEAAALEQLYRDFERGNLIPLWTEIADLMPMVPSPKAVPHVWRWKDLYPLAARAGDLVPVGRGGERRAIALANPGLGNTPYATPTLWAAIQYLGAHETAPEHRHSQNAFRFVVEGEGVWTVVNGDPVAMRRGDFLLTPGWNFHGHHNDTDQPMAWIDGLDIPFVHYADAGFFEFGTERVTDEATPDISRSERLWAHPGLRPLSGLDDTTNSPIAAYRWEHTDAALREQLLLEDEGHPATVSQGHAAVRYSNPTTGGDVMPTIRAEFHRLRAGATTEPVREVGSSVWQVFEGTGAVVLNGETRQLAKGDLFVVPSWQEWSLQADTKPGSWTEFDLFRFSDAPIFERLNFNRTYTEGRKNA; encoded by the coding sequence GTGTCAATCAGCGCCGGGAACATCACCCACGCTTCTGTTGCCGCCCAGCATGCTCCGGAGCCGACTGCGGAGGAGGCCGCGGCGCTGGAGCAGCTGTACCGGGATTTCGAACGCGGGAACCTGATCCCGTTGTGGACGGAGATCGCTGACCTCATGCCGATGGTCCCCTCCCCCAAGGCGGTACCGCATGTGTGGCGCTGGAAGGACCTCTATCCGCTGGCCGCCCGCGCCGGTGACCTCGTGCCCGTGGGCAGGGGCGGCGAGCGCCGCGCGATAGCGCTCGCGAACCCCGGCCTGGGAAACACCCCGTATGCAACGCCGACCCTGTGGGCAGCCATACAATACCTGGGCGCCCACGAGACCGCCCCCGAGCACCGGCACTCGCAGAACGCCTTCCGGTTCGTCGTGGAGGGTGAAGGCGTCTGGACCGTGGTGAACGGGGATCCGGTGGCGATGCGGCGCGGGGACTTCCTGTTGACACCGGGCTGGAATTTCCACGGCCACCACAATGACACCGACCAGCCGATGGCGTGGATCGACGGTTTGGACATCCCGTTCGTGCACTACGCCGACGCCGGGTTTTTTGAGTTCGGCACCGAACGCGTCACCGACGAAGCCACCCCGGACATCTCCCGCTCCGAACGGCTGTGGGCGCACCCCGGCCTGCGTCCCCTGTCCGGCCTGGATGATACCACCAACTCCCCCATCGCCGCGTACCGGTGGGAACACACCGACGCCGCGCTGCGTGAACAGCTGCTGCTGGAGGACGAAGGGCATCCGGCCACAGTGTCCCAGGGACACGCCGCCGTCCGCTACTCCAACCCCACGACCGGCGGGGACGTGATGCCCACCATCCGCGCCGAGTTCCACCGCCTCCGCGCCGGGGCCACCACCGAACCCGTCCGCGAGGTGGGTTCCAGCGTGTGGCAGGTCTTCGAAGGCACAGGCGCAGTGGTCCTCAACGGCGAAACCCGGCAGCTGGCCAAGGGGGACCTGTTCGTTGTCCCGTCCTGGCAGGAATGGTCGCTGCAGGCCGACACCAAACCGGGATCATGGACCGAATTCGATCTGTTCCGCTTCAGCGACGCCCCCATTTTCGAACGGCTGAATTTCAACCGCACCTACACCGAAGGACGCAAGAACGCATGA
- a CDS encoding fumarylacetoacetate hydrolase family protein → MRLLTLRTDNGTGTATTVAVRQDGSTLTEIEGFSDVGALLQDPEWLAKAEAANGATHALDGADLAAVVPFPGKIICVGHNYRNHIKEMGREIPDYPTLFAKYQESLIGPNDDLALPQESDTVDWEAELAVVIGKQGRRITEADAADHIAGYAVLNDVSMRDYQFRTVQWLQGKTWEKSTPFGPALVTGDEFSPGPLMTSAVDGEIQQQTPTADLVFTPEFLVSYISTIITLNPGDVIATGTPGGVGHAQDPKRYLQEGQVLVTTIEGLGQLTNRVVKEA, encoded by the coding sequence ATGAGACTCCTTACCCTCCGCACCGACAACGGCACCGGAACCGCTACCACCGTGGCCGTGCGCCAGGACGGCAGCACCCTCACCGAGATAGAGGGGTTCTCTGACGTGGGCGCCCTCCTGCAGGACCCGGAGTGGCTGGCAAAGGCAGAGGCCGCCAACGGCGCAACGCACGCGCTCGACGGCGCCGATCTCGCCGCCGTCGTGCCCTTCCCGGGGAAGATCATCTGCGTGGGCCACAACTACCGCAACCACATCAAGGAAATGGGCCGGGAAATCCCGGACTACCCCACCCTGTTCGCCAAGTACCAGGAATCCCTGATCGGTCCCAACGATGACCTGGCGCTGCCGCAGGAATCCGACACCGTGGACTGGGAAGCCGAACTCGCCGTCGTCATCGGCAAGCAGGGGCGCCGGATCACCGAAGCCGACGCCGCGGACCACATCGCCGGGTACGCCGTGCTGAACGACGTCAGCATGCGCGACTACCAGTTCCGTACCGTCCAGTGGCTCCAGGGCAAGACCTGGGAGAAGTCAACGCCGTTCGGCCCTGCCCTGGTGACCGGGGACGAATTCTCTCCCGGCCCCCTGATGACCTCCGCAGTGGACGGCGAGATCCAGCAGCAGACGCCCACTGCCGACCTCGTCTTCACGCCCGAGTTCCTGGTCTCTTACATTTCCACCATCATCACCCTCAACCCCGGCGACGTGATCGCCACCGGCACGCCCGGCGGCGTGGGTCATGCGCAGGATCCCAAGCGCTACCTGCAGGAAGGCCAGGTGCTGGTCACCACTATTGAGGGCCTGGGCCAGCTGACCAACCGCGTGGTCAAGGAAGCCTGA